The Megasphaera stantonii genome includes a window with the following:
- a CDS encoding ClC family H(+)/Cl(-) exchange transporter yields MHINRQVASALDALSHWPRFRLRLFAEGALVGVVSGVIISFFRWALDAGTRVREYMYEAVLLPGGWLENGLWFALLFGAAYMLWRFSAYEPNAGGSGIPQVKGVILGVIRLRWLRILWVKLVGGIVGIGLGLSLGREGPSIQIGAVTAQGISRNLGRFRIEERYLLTAGASAGLAAAFNAPLAGVMFALEELHRNFSGVVLAPAMAAALLATMVSRLAFGRAPIFEFGTVPVLPLQYIWIAVVVGIAAGLAGIVFNKGLLNIPRFYSLPCFRGYGKFAFALAAAGVLGYVFPQVLGGGNELINSLHTLPLSLSLFAALLIGKFLFTLVSYGCGAPGGFFLPMLVLGALTGSVVGIVLIQLGVVGPEYLSNIVILSMAAFFSASVQSPVTGTILIMEMTASYEHLLVLCTASLVALVVAQVCGGQPIYEALLQRILAAHRPEILASERRHLLELTVASGSAVDGKYVGRIAWPSHVVLVDIKRSSGDVLPGMDIRLQAGDYLYVLTDSVESAEAVRCLVEVETV; encoded by the coding sequence ATGCATATTAACAGACAAGTCGCGTCGGCCTTGGATGCGCTGAGCCATTGGCCGCGGTTTCGCCTGCGCCTTTTTGCCGAAGGGGCGCTGGTCGGCGTCGTGTCCGGCGTCATTATCAGCTTTTTCCGATGGGCGCTGGATGCGGGGACGCGCGTGCGGGAATACATGTACGAGGCGGTGCTCCTGCCGGGTGGATGGCTGGAAAACGGCCTTTGGTTCGCGCTGCTCTTCGGTGCGGCCTACATGCTATGGCGGTTCAGCGCCTATGAGCCCAATGCCGGCGGCAGCGGCATTCCCCAGGTCAAAGGCGTCATTTTAGGCGTTATCCGCCTGCGCTGGCTGCGCATCTTATGGGTAAAGCTCGTCGGCGGCATTGTCGGCATCGGCTTGGGATTATCCCTGGGACGGGAAGGGCCGTCTATCCAGATTGGGGCCGTAACGGCCCAGGGCATCAGCCGGAATCTCGGCCGGTTCCGCATTGAAGAGCGATACCTCCTGACGGCAGGGGCCAGCGCCGGTTTGGCTGCTGCCTTTAACGCGCCCTTAGCCGGCGTCATGTTTGCCCTGGAAGAGCTGCACCGCAATTTTTCCGGCGTCGTCCTGGCGCCGGCCATGGCCGCGGCCCTGCTGGCGACGATGGTCAGCCGTCTTGCCTTTGGCCGCGCGCCGATTTTTGAGTTCGGGACGGTACCGGTCCTGCCGCTGCAGTATATCTGGATCGCCGTCGTCGTCGGCATAGCCGCCGGACTCGCCGGCATTGTCTTCAACAAGGGGCTGCTGAATATTCCGCGCTTTTACAGCCTGCCCTGCTTTCGCGGGTATGGAAAGTTTGCCTTTGCCCTCGCGGCGGCCGGCGTATTGGGATATGTGTTCCCGCAAGTGCTGGGCGGCGGCAACGAATTGATCAACAGCCTTCATACCCTGCCTCTGTCCTTGTCCCTCTTTGCGGCCCTGCTCATCGGAAAGTTTTTGTTTACCCTGGTCAGCTACGGCTGCGGCGCGCCGGGCGGATTTTTCCTGCCCATGCTCGTACTGGGTGCTCTTACGGGCAGCGTCGTCGGCATCGTCCTGATACAGCTGGGCGTCGTCGGCCCGGAATACTTGTCGAATATCGTCATCCTGTCGATGGCGGCGTTTTTCTCGGCCTCCGTCCAGTCTCCCGTTACGGGCACGATCCTCATCATGGAAATGACGGCTTCGTACGAGCATTTGCTCGTCTTGTGCACGGCATCCCTCGTGGCCCTCGTCGTCGCCCAGGTCTGCGGCGGCCAGCCGATTTACGAAGCGCTGCTGCAGCGGATTTTGGCGGCTCACCGGCCGGAAATCCTGGCGTCGGAGCGGCGCCATCTGCTGGAGCTGACCGTGGCCAGCGGCAGCGCCGTAGACGGTAAATACGTGGGGCGCATCGCCTGGCCCAGCCACGTCGTCCTCGTCGATATCAAGCGCAGCAGCGGCGACGTGCTTCCCGGAATGGACATCCGCCTGCAGGCCGGCGACTATTTATACGTCCTTACCGACTCGGTAGAAAGCGCGGAAGCCGTCCGCTGTCTTGTAGAAGTGGAAACAGTGTAG
- a CDS encoding peptidoglycan-binding protein, whose product MKNRILILLTLIFVFACSSLVCAKVEMGMNGSAVQSVQYMLMDTGYLAGGADGIFGSATEDAVKRFQADYGLDVDGIVGSQTMAALSEASGREAPAEEGVGSYQRRIVMDASAYTADDPGNSGFTATGLRLRRGMVSVDPDVIPLGSQLYIEGYGYATAEDTGGSIVGNRIDLAMDSITEALNFGRREVVVYVL is encoded by the coding sequence TTGAAGAACCGTATACTGATTCTATTGACGCTCATATTTGTTTTTGCATGTTCCTCACTGGTTTGTGCAAAAGTCGAAATGGGAATGAACGGCTCTGCAGTACAGAGCGTACAATACATGCTCATGGATACCGGGTATTTGGCCGGCGGCGCCGACGGAATTTTCGGCAGCGCGACGGAAGACGCCGTAAAGCGTTTTCAGGCTGACTACGGGTTAGATGTAGATGGCATTGTCGGTTCGCAGACCATGGCGGCTCTTTCAGAAGCCAGTGGACGCGAAGCCCCTGCCGAAGAAGGGGTTGGCTCCTACCAGCGGCGTATCGTGATGGACGCATCGGCTTACACAGCCGATGATCCCGGCAACAGCGGTTTTACGGCGACGGGCCTGCGCCTGCGCCGCGGCATGGTGTCCGTAGACCCGGACGTCATTCCGTTAGGCTCGCAGCTGTACATCGAAGGGTACGGCTACGCGACGGCTGAAGATACGGGCGGCTCTATCGTAGGCAACCGCATCGACTTGGCCATGGACTCCATTACGGAAGCCCTGAATTTCGGCAGAAGAGAAGTCGTCGTATACGTGCTGTAA
- a CDS encoding efflux RND transporter permease subunit yields MNLTKFSIDRPIGICMAVAFFVVLGLFSFYRIGVELLPALNTPYVTVTVNYDGANADSVEQQVVKPIEDALSSVSNLKHITSTASYGQARITLELDFSADADAAAIDATKKINAIRGQLPDEIDEPVVIKRDVNATPIMFIAVQSNQSLDDIYSKAENDFQDVLQQADGVSEIELNGGRDKEIAVEVDKAKLIHYDMTLSEVVSALREENVLMPSGTIYSDATTTDVRVKAQFADENEIEKIQVTNAKGVQIPITAVADIKRKDQRVSRYARVNGEDAVVMVIYKNSDANVVSTVDNVTEKLETLRRDNPDYTFTVTNESASYVRNSLHNTLQTLIEGLITTGTVLFFFLRGWRSTLAVMIAIPTSLISTFFAMYIAGFTFNMMSLMGMALCVGILVDDSIVVLENIHRHLMNGEEPKKAALNGRTEIGMAAIAITLCDIVVFLPIAFMTGMVGQYFKQFGLTIVFATFFSLFVSFTLTPMLASRLFRLGLKIPDTPLWRRMDAIEDWARSHYGRMLTWSLDHAKRLVLPVLLCFTLSVALIPTGLVGSEFMPQTDESGFRITLQLPTNANLERTDKAARQIEEYLATVPEVVYSTAMVGGRNLNEANIQVTLQDRQDRSRSIWQITNDVRNFAAKNILDGDVRVKEDQASVSGTSGGFGGGSGNLRLELRGKNMDELIAKSREVQQMMKEEIPGVRDVSSSYEDGMPEYQLDVDRNKLKQYGTSLGELTKTFSNAISGQKAGVLANDVKNDNNDTDIYVRFKGADGFRISDLETIPLNADGRIIYIADVAHIKAATGPVTIRRTDKERAITLGGTLQGRPLNEVMEEISAKLDATDMGGITYRFTGQADQMATTFRDLGEALVLSLILIYMILAILYESVKTPFIRMFSLPLGLIGSLFLLFLTNNTINLYSLIGILVMDGLVAKNGTLLLDYTLTLMERGLDPRSAIIEAGKVRLRPIFMTTLTMVVGMLPTALSMTAGSETRASMAVVVIGGLLTSTVFTLFIIPIIFVWIEKHRLRFSFRKKEGAASSVK; encoded by the coding sequence ATGAATCTTACGAAATTTTCCATCGACAGGCCCATCGGCATCTGCATGGCCGTCGCCTTCTTCGTCGTTCTCGGCCTGTTCAGTTTCTACCGTATCGGCGTCGAACTGCTGCCGGCCCTCAACACGCCGTACGTCACGGTCACGGTCAACTACGACGGGGCCAATGCCGACTCGGTCGAACAGCAGGTCGTAAAGCCCATCGAAGACGCCCTGTCGTCGGTCTCCAACCTGAAACACATCACGTCGACGGCCTCCTACGGCCAGGCCCGCATCACCCTGGAGCTTGACTTCTCTGCCGACGCCGACGCGGCGGCCATCGACGCCACGAAAAAGATAAACGCTATCCGCGGCCAGCTTCCCGATGAAATCGACGAGCCCGTTGTCATCAAGCGCGACGTCAACGCCACGCCGATCATGTTTATCGCCGTCCAATCCAATCAGTCCCTGGACGACATCTACTCGAAAGCGGAAAACGACTTTCAGGACGTCCTCCAGCAGGCCGACGGCGTGTCGGAAATCGAGCTGAACGGCGGCCGCGACAAGGAAATCGCCGTCGAAGTCGACAAGGCCAAGCTCATCCACTACGACATGACCTTGAGCGAAGTCGTCTCGGCCCTGCGCGAAGAAAACGTCCTCATGCCCTCCGGCACGATTTACTCCGACGCCACGACGACGGACGTGCGGGTCAAGGCTCAGTTTGCCGACGAAAATGAAATCGAAAAGATACAGGTCACGAATGCCAAGGGCGTGCAGATTCCCATTACGGCTGTGGCGGACATCAAGCGCAAGGACCAGCGCGTCAGCCGCTACGCCCGCGTCAACGGCGAAGACGCCGTCGTCATGGTCATCTACAAAAACAGCGACGCCAACGTCGTCTCTACGGTCGACAACGTGACGGAAAAGCTGGAAACGCTGCGCCGCGACAACCCGGACTATACCTTTACTGTAACGAACGAATCGGCGTCGTACGTCCGCAACTCCCTGCACAACACCTTGCAGACCCTCATCGAAGGGCTCATCACGACGGGGACGGTCTTGTTCTTCTTCCTGCGGGGCTGGCGCTCGACCCTGGCCGTCATGATCGCCATCCCGACATCCCTCATTTCGACGTTTTTCGCCATGTACATCGCCGGCTTTACTTTCAACATGATGTCCCTCATGGGCATGGCCCTGTGCGTCGGCATCCTCGTCGACGACTCCATCGTCGTGCTGGAAAACATCCACCGCCACCTCATGAACGGCGAAGAGCCGAAAAAAGCGGCTCTGAATGGGCGGACGGAAATCGGCATGGCCGCCATCGCCATTACGCTGTGCGACATCGTCGTCTTCCTGCCCATTGCCTTCATGACCGGCATGGTAGGCCAGTATTTCAAGCAGTTCGGCCTTACTATCGTCTTCGCCACCTTCTTTTCTCTCTTCGTCTCCTTCACCCTGACGCCGATGCTGGCGTCGCGGCTCTTCCGCTTAGGCCTGAAAATCCCCGATACGCCCTTGTGGCGGCGCATGGACGCCATCGAAGACTGGGCCCGCAGCCATTACGGCCGCATGCTGACCTGGAGCCTGGACCATGCCAAGCGCCTCGTCCTCCCGGTCCTCCTGTGCTTTACCCTGTCCGTAGCCCTCATCCCGACGGGTCTCGTCGGCTCGGAATTCATGCCCCAGACCGATGAAAGCGGCTTCCGCATCACCCTCCAGCTGCCTACGAACGCCAACCTGGAACGGACCGACAAGGCAGCCCGCCAGATAGAAGAATATCTGGCGACGGTGCCGGAAGTCGTCTATTCGACGGCCATGGTCGGCGGCCGCAACCTCAATGAAGCAAATATACAGGTCACCCTTCAGGACCGGCAGGACCGCTCCCGCTCGATCTGGCAGATTACCAACGACGTCCGCAATTTCGCCGCTAAGAATATTCTGGACGGCGACGTCCGGGTCAAGGAAGACCAAGCCTCCGTATCAGGCACGTCAGGCGGCTTCGGCGGCGGCTCGGGCAACCTGCGCCTCGAGCTGCGCGGCAAAAACATGGACGAGCTCATCGCCAAGTCGCGGGAAGTACAGCAGATGATGAAGGAAGAAATCCCCGGCGTCCGCGACGTCAGCAGCTCCTATGAAGACGGCATGCCCGAATACCAGCTCGACGTAGACCGCAATAAGCTCAAGCAGTACGGCACGTCCTTAGGCGAACTGACCAAGACCTTCTCCAACGCCATCAGCGGCCAAAAGGCCGGCGTCCTGGCAAACGACGTCAAAAACGACAACAACGACACGGATATTTATGTCCGCTTTAAAGGCGCCGACGGCTTCCGCATTTCCGATTTGGAAACGATTCCGCTGAACGCCGACGGCCGCATCATCTACATTGCCGACGTCGCCCACATCAAGGCGGCCACCGGCCCGGTCACGATCCGCCGCACCGACAAGGAACGGGCCATTACCCTCGGCGGCACCCTCCAGGGCCGTCCCCTGAACGAGGTCATGGAAGAAATCTCGGCCAAGCTCGACGCGACGGATATGGGCGGCATCACGTACCGCTTTACGGGCCAGGCCGACCAGATGGCCACGACGTTCCGCGACCTGGGCGAAGCCCTCGTCCTGTCGCTCATCCTGATCTACATGATCCTGGCTATCCTGTACGAATCGGTGAAAACGCCCTTTATCCGCATGTTCTCCCTGCCCCTGGGGCTCATCGGCTCGCTGTTCCTCTTATTCCTGACGAACAACACGATCAACCTGTATTCCCTCATCGGCATCCTCGTCATGGACGGCCTGGTCGCCAAAAACGGCACCCTCCTCCTCGACTATACGCTGACCCTGATGGAACGGGGCCTCGACCCGCGCAGCGCCATTATCGAGGCCGGCAAGGTCCGCCTGCGGCCGATCTTCATGACGACGCTGACCATGGTCGTCGGCATGCTGCCTACGGCCCTGTCCATGACAGCCGGCTCGGAAACGAGAGCCAGCATGGCCGTCGTCGTCATCGGCGGCCTCCTGACGTCGACGGTCTTCACCCTGTTTATCATCCCCATCATCTTCGTATGGATTGAAAAACACCGCCTCCGCTTTTCCTTCCGCAAAAAAGAAGGGGCCGCCTCTTCTGTAAAATAA
- a CDS encoding efflux RND transporter periplasmic adaptor subunit — protein sequence MAHFPFSSHNLLHSSRNKLVAFGLVFLLACAGIYVISHSDRAAKSSSALTNASVQSYRAERRDMMRTISLSGQTVPLAQVDLSTKYAGNITAVYVDLGDTVEPGQVLLEQDPVDTNLQLSQNRAAWAQAAAETKSAQSQFYSDLQKAQVEYATAKMNYNRYVILKDEGAVSQKDLDTMYQALIVAKAALDNLQLQNVGDTPALIAGKQAAQAKAKYTVDSLSKQLEDLTIRAPRHGVISYRNAEAGAMAAANTKVLTITDTSGIYIDCPVAEADVAAIQPGMTVSVSVESLANTYDGTITYVSPAMDPTNKTYIVRITLSNPDNLLRGGMFAQSSLEVLQRRNTLFVPKDALVEQNGVSQLYVINPDNTIAIRTVKTGLRNDNYVEILEGLSDGEQIATTNLARLRDGVSVTIEKEIR from the coding sequence ATGGCACATTTTCCCTTTTCTTCCCACAACCTGCTCCACAGCAGCCGCAATAAGCTCGTCGCCTTCGGCCTGGTCTTTCTCCTGGCCTGCGCCGGCATCTACGTCATCAGCCACTCGGACCGGGCGGCGAAAAGCAGCTCGGCCCTGACCAACGCGTCCGTCCAGTCCTACCGGGCCGAACGGCGCGATATGATGCGCACCATTTCCTTATCGGGCCAGACCGTCCCCTTAGCCCAGGTGGACTTGTCGACGAAATACGCCGGCAATATTACGGCCGTGTACGTCGACTTAGGCGACACAGTAGAGCCAGGCCAGGTCCTGCTGGAGCAGGACCCCGTCGACACGAACCTCCAGCTGTCCCAGAACCGGGCAGCCTGGGCCCAGGCTGCAGCCGAGACAAAATCGGCCCAGTCACAATTCTATTCGGACCTGCAGAAAGCCCAGGTCGAATACGCCACGGCCAAGATGAACTACAACCGCTACGTCATCTTAAAGGACGAAGGCGCCGTATCGCAGAAGGATTTGGACACGATGTACCAGGCCCTCATCGTCGCCAAGGCCGCCCTGGATAACTTGCAGCTTCAGAACGTCGGCGACACGCCGGCCCTCATCGCCGGCAAGCAGGCCGCCCAGGCCAAGGCCAAATATACCGTCGACAGCTTGTCCAAGCAGCTGGAAGACCTGACCATCCGCGCGCCGCGGCACGGCGTCATTTCCTACCGCAACGCCGAAGCCGGCGCTATGGCCGCCGCCAATACGAAGGTACTGACCATTACGGACACCAGCGGCATCTACATCGACTGCCCCGTCGCCGAAGCCGACGTCGCCGCCATCCAGCCCGGCATGACCGTATCTGTATCCGTCGAATCGCTGGCCAACACGTACGACGGCACGATTACCTATGTCAGCCCGGCCATGGACCCGACGAACAAGACCTATATCGTCCGCATCACCTTGTCCAACCCGGACAATCTCCTGCGCGGCGGCATGTTCGCCCAGTCGTCGCTGGAAGTACTGCAGCGCAGGAATACCCTCTTCGTACCGAAGGACGCCTTAGTCGAACAAAACGGCGTCAGCCAGCTCTACGTCATTAACCCGGACAACACCATCGCCATCCGCACGGTTAAAACAGGCCTCCGCAACGACAACTACGTAGAAATCCTCGAAGGCCTGTCCGACGGCGAGCAGATTGCCACGACGAACCTGGCCCGCCTCCGCGACGGCGTATCCGTAACCATTGAAAAAGAAATCAGGTGA
- a CDS encoding M20 metallopeptidase family protein — protein sequence MSSQFTPTFNIHEAVRKTLPYMMEMREYFHAHPELSEKEFDTCKTIFQELSLMGIEDVKIIAGTGVTGLIRGAHPGPVILLRADIDALPLTEKYDCPYASLVPGVMHACGHDGHAANLLGVAKILNKHRDCLRGTVRLAFQPAEEGNGGAARMIDAGILNNPPVEYALGLHVAGALPKGYVSIRSGEISASCDDFTITLHGKGGHGSQPSECISPIQMGVDVIQMIQSYVYNCRADGDGVVLTFGQFQAGRNPNVIPDTAELKGTLRTYNEAKRRDILDKLRHVLGAVTLTYGGSYDLDVVPFSPVCVNNEAVTARVAAILTEQCADCVDVVPMQRGSGSEDFAYFSAAVPSAFYYVGVCGDEPVVGHSPDFHWDSNALKYMCETLLNVVYYFASYK from the coding sequence ATGAGCAGCCAATTTACACCAACATTCAACATCCACGAAGCCGTACGCAAGACACTGCCTTATATGATGGAAATGCGTGAATATTTCCATGCCCATCCCGAACTGAGCGAAAAAGAATTTGATACGTGCAAAACCATTTTCCAAGAGCTCTCCCTCATGGGCATTGAAGACGTAAAAATCATAGCCGGCACCGGCGTCACCGGCCTCATCCGCGGCGCCCATCCCGGCCCGGTCATCTTGCTCCGCGCCGACATCGACGCCCTGCCGCTGACGGAAAAGTACGACTGTCCGTACGCGTCCCTCGTCCCCGGCGTCATGCACGCCTGCGGCCACGACGGCCATGCGGCCAACCTGCTGGGCGTCGCTAAAATCCTGAACAAGCACCGCGACTGCCTGCGCGGCACGGTCCGCCTGGCATTTCAGCCTGCCGAGGAAGGCAACGGCGGCGCAGCCCGCATGATAGACGCAGGCATCCTCAATAACCCGCCCGTCGAATACGCCCTCGGGCTCCACGTAGCCGGCGCCCTTCCCAAGGGCTATGTCAGCATCCGCAGCGGCGAAATCTCCGCCTCGTGCGACGACTTCACCATTACCCTCCACGGCAAGGGCGGCCACGGCTCCCAGCCGTCGGAATGCATCAGCCCGATTCAGATGGGCGTAGACGTCATCCAGATGATTCAAAGCTACGTATACAACTGCCGCGCCGACGGCGACGGCGTCGTCCTGACCTTCGGCCAGTTCCAGGCAGGGCGCAATCCCAACGTTATCCCTGATACGGCGGAATTAAAAGGAACGCTGCGGACGTATAACGAAGCCAAACGCCGCGACATCCTCGACAAGCTCCGCCACGTCCTCGGCGCCGTCACCCTGACCTACGGCGGCTCCTACGATCTGGACGTCGTCCCCTTCTCGCCGGTCTGCGTCAACAACGAAGCCGTCACGGCCCGCGTAGCGGCGATCCTGACGGAACAATGCGCCGACTGCGTCGACGTCGTGCCCATGCAGCGCGGCTCCGGCTCGGAGGACTTCGCTTATTTCAGCGCCGCCGTCCCCAGCGCCTTTTACTACGTTGGCGTCTGCGGCGACGAACCTGTCGTCGGCCATTCGCCCGATTTCCACTGGGACAGCAACGCCTTGAAATACATGTGCGAAACCTTGCTGAACGTCGTATATTATTTCGCAAGCTACAAATAG
- the glmU gene encoding bifunctional UDP-N-acetylglucosamine diphosphorylase/glucosamine-1-phosphate N-acetyltransferase GlmU, which yields MKDIIALILAAGKGTRMKSSMPKVLHKVGGVPMVEQVLRAVKAAGTQRQVVVVGFGGEAVQEYLGDRAETVVQEQQLGTGHAVMQAEPLLSGLSGTLLVTCGDTPLVTEDTFRSLLAHHEATQAAATVLTAVMPDPTGYGRVIRNEKGQVVKIVEQKDGSPEELAVREVNAGIYCFDMELLWQMLHNVTNNNAQGEYYLTDIIGMLVDAGKVVSAFAAPDYKETLGVNSRLQMAEAEQVLRRRKLEQLMTDGVTVIDPNNTYVDTTVSVGRDTVLYPGTILEGSTVIGENCQVGPYVRMTNVVMGSGDHLQFTYAHDCEIKNGCEIGPFVHFRPNTVIGNDVKVGNYMEVKNSTVGDGTKLPHLSYIGDSDVGCGVNIGCGTITVNYDGKEKHRTTICDHAFVGCNSNLVSPVTVGEYAYVGAGSTITKNVPPKSLSVARAKQRNIEGWVKDDTYKK from the coding sequence ATGAAAGACATTATTGCACTTATTTTAGCTGCCGGAAAAGGAACGAGGATGAAATCCAGCATGCCTAAAGTTCTGCATAAGGTCGGCGGCGTGCCGATGGTAGAACAAGTGCTGCGGGCCGTCAAAGCGGCGGGAACGCAGCGGCAGGTCGTCGTCGTCGGCTTCGGCGGCGAAGCCGTGCAGGAATATCTGGGCGACAGGGCGGAAACTGTCGTACAGGAGCAGCAGCTGGGAACGGGCCATGCCGTCATGCAGGCAGAGCCGCTGTTGTCCGGCCTTTCGGGCACGCTGCTCGTGACGTGCGGCGATACGCCTTTGGTAACGGAAGACACCTTCCGCAGCCTGCTGGCCCATCATGAAGCCACGCAGGCTGCCGCTACGGTACTGACGGCGGTCATGCCCGACCCGACAGGCTACGGCCGGGTTATCCGCAATGAAAAGGGACAGGTCGTCAAGATTGTCGAGCAGAAGGACGGATCGCCGGAGGAATTAGCCGTGCGCGAAGTCAACGCCGGTATTTACTGCTTCGACATGGAACTCCTGTGGCAGATGCTTCATAACGTGACGAACAACAACGCCCAGGGCGAGTATTACCTGACCGATATCATCGGCATGCTCGTCGATGCCGGCAAGGTCGTCAGCGCCTTTGCCGCACCGGATTATAAAGAAACGCTGGGCGTCAACTCGCGCCTGCAGATGGCCGAAGCCGAACAGGTGTTGCGCCGCCGCAAGCTGGAACAGCTCATGACAGACGGCGTGACGGTCATCGATCCCAATAACACCTACGTCGATACGACCGTTTCCGTAGGCCGCGATACGGTCCTGTATCCGGGAACGATCCTGGAAGGCAGCACCGTCATCGGCGAAAACTGCCAGGTCGGCCCGTACGTCCGCATGACGAACGTTGTCATGGGCAGCGGCGACCACCTTCAGTTTACGTACGCCCACGACTGCGAAATCAAAAACGGCTGCGAAATCGGACCCTTCGTCCACTTCCGGCCCAATACGGTCATCGGCAACGACGTCAAGGTCGGCAACTACATGGAAGTCAAGAACTCCACCGTCGGCGACGGCACGAAGTTGCCCCACTTGAGCTACATCGGCGACAGCGACGTCGGCTGCGGCGTCAATATCGGCTGCGGCACCATCACGGTCAACTACGACGGCAAGGAAAAGCACCGCACGACGATTTGCGACCACGCCTTCGTAGGCTGCAACAGCAACCTCGTATCGCCGGTCACCGTCGGCGAGTATGCCTATGTCGGCGCAGGCTCGACGATTACGAAAAACGTGCCGCCGAAGTCTTTGTCCGTCGCCCGGGCTAAACAGCGCAACATCGAAGGCTGGGTCAAGGACGATACGTATAAGAAATAG
- a CDS encoding ribose-phosphate diphosphokinase, which yields MSYEDGKKLKIFTGNANPKLAKEIADYLGLELGKAFVGKFNNGEIQIMIDESVRGKDVFIVQPTCQPANDTIMELLIMADAFKRASAKHITAVVPYYGYARQDRKTRGREPITSKLVADLMSVAGITRVVTMDLHAGQIQGFFDIPVDHLGSASIIAKYLNQKKSEIDLGDIVVVSPDLGGVTRARDLADRINAPIAIIEKRRPRPGVAEVMNIIGDIKGKTCILIDDIVDTAGSLCGGAKALKDMGAARVYAACAHAVLTDPAVQRIQDSVISELIITNTIPLPDEKKIDKIKVLSVAPLLGEAIMRIFHEVSVSKLFDK from the coding sequence ATGAGTTACGAAGACGGGAAAAAGCTGAAAATTTTTACTGGCAACGCCAATCCGAAGCTGGCTAAGGAAATCGCCGATTATTTAGGCCTGGAACTTGGCAAGGCCTTCGTCGGCAAGTTCAACAACGGCGAAATCCAAATCATGATCGACGAAAGCGTTCGCGGCAAGGACGTATTTATCGTACAGCCGACATGCCAGCCGGCCAACGACACGATTATGGAACTGCTCATCATGGCTGACGCCTTCAAGCGCGCTTCGGCAAAACACATTACGGCCGTCGTTCCTTACTATGGCTATGCTCGCCAGGACCGCAAGACCCGGGGCCGCGAACCGATTACGTCCAAGTTGGTCGCCGACCTCATGTCCGTCGCCGGCATTACCCGCGTCGTCACGATGGACCTTCATGCCGGCCAGATTCAGGGCTTCTTCGACATCCCTGTAGACCACCTCGGCTCGGCGTCGATTATTGCCAAATACTTGAATCAGAAAAAATCGGAAATCGACTTGGGCGACATCGTCGTCGTATCTCCCGACCTCGGCGGCGTTACGCGGGCCCGCGATTTAGCCGACCGTATCAATGCTCCTATCGCTATTATTGAAAAACGCCGTCCCCGTCCCGGCGTAGCCGAAGTCATGAACATCATCGGCGATATTAAAGGCAAGACCTGCATCCTCATCGACGACATCGTTGATACGGCAGGCTCCCTGTGCGGCGGTGCCAAAGCCCTGAAAGATATGGGAGCGGCCCGCGTATACGCAGCCTGCGCCCATGCCGTACTGACCGACCCGGCTGTACAGCGCATTCAGGATTCCGTCATTTCCGAGCTGATCATTACCAATACGATTCCCTTGCCCGACGAAAAGAAAATCGACAAGATCAAGGTCTTGTCCGTTGCTCCGCTCTTAGGGGAAGCGATCATGCGCATTTTCCATGAAGTATCGGTAAGCAAGCTCTTCGACAAATAA